CGGCGGCGCGACGGGCCGCAGCACTTCCGCGGAGTCTCGGGGGCGGGGGTCGGGGGTGGAATCGGCGACGGCCGGGGACATGGCCCCCGCCGTCAGCGCGGACACCGTCGCGACCAGCACGACGGACCGTCTTGCTCTGCCAAGGCCCACAACTACTCCTGGAATAAGGCTGGTTGAGCGCGCGGTAAGCGCTGTCTGCGGACAGCATCGCGGCCCTCGTACAGCAACACCAGGGGGCAGCGGGGACGATGGGAAGAACAGTAGGGGAGCGCAGGCAGTGACACTCCCATTGGCGCACCGGAGATCAAGTGATCATGCCGGTGGGGCCCGGTTGCCCGGGCACCGGCCGTTCTCCCTCTCGCGCCCGCATCGGTCGCTCGCACGCGCCATATTCGCGAAAGAAAGCTGTAACAATTCACCATGCGAGACGATTTCCGAGGGACATTGACGTGACCGGAAGTCGCTGCCATTCTCTCCGGTGTGAGTCAAGCTGACATTCTCGTATCGCGCCTGCACGTCGATCTTCGACGGCACGCCAGCGCACTCTGTGCCGCTGGCCGCTGAAACACTCCCAGCTGACTTCCCTTCCGGCGTCCAGCCCTCTCTTCAGAGGGTCACGGTCAGGCTGAGCGCCTCCGCCCCGCCCATGCGGAAATTCTCACGGCAAGGCCCGTAAAGGAGCCTTCCGATTCTCTTCAATCCCTTTTCCTGAACGTATCGCACGCCTTTTCAGCGCGACGCTTCAGGCATCTTCGCGTACCCCGAAACGGAATAACTGATGACCTCCATCCTGGCTGTTTCCGGAAGCCCATCCGTGAACTCGCGCACCGAATTGCTGGTCGAGCACGCGGTTGAGCGACTGTCCGTCACCGGCTTCGACGCGGGCCATCTGAAGGTGCGTGAGCTGCCCGCGGCCGAACTGCTGGCCGGCCGGTCCGACTCGGCCGCCCTGCGAGCGGCGGCCGAGCAGGTCGCCGCCGCGGACGGTCTGATCGTGGCCACACCCGTCTACAAGGCCTCCTACACCGGACTGCTCAAGGCCTTCCTCGATCTGCTGCCGCAGTCCGGCCTGGCCGGAAAGACGGTTCTGCCGCTGGCCACGGGCGGCAGCCTGGCCCACGTACTCACCATCGACTACGCCCTGCGCCCGGTCCTTTCGGCGCTCGGGGCCCGGCATGTCGTCGGCGGCTCCTTCCTCCTCGACAGCCATGTCGAGCGGCTGCCCGAAGGCGGTGCGCATCTGCGCCCCGAGGCCGAACTCCGGCTCTTCGACGTCGTCGACGAGTTCATCCAGTCACTCCCCTCCCGGACCCTCTCCCCCGCCCAGTCCCCCGCCCCCGGTGCGGCGACCTCCGCCGCCCGCAGCCACTGAAGGAATCCGACGTGCACACCACAACCAGACGTAACTTCCTCGTCCTCACCGGTATCTCCGCACTGGCGGCGGCCGGCTGCGGCACGGCGGTCGGCAGCGGCACGCGGAACACCGGCACGCTCCGCTACCAGGGCTCGGTCGGCCAGGTCAGCCCGGCCGAACTCGCCGCGTCCCTCGGCTACCTGGAGGATCTGAAGCTCAAGTGGGTCGGCAACACCATCAGCGGCCCGCAGGACATCCAGTCCGCCGCGTCCGGGCAGACCGACTTCGGCGGCGCCTTCAACGGAGCCGTCGTCAAGCTCGCCGCCCGCAAGGCCCCCATCAAGGCCGTCGTCAGCTACTACGGCTCCGACAAGCAGGCGTACAGCGGCTTCTACGTAACCGAAAAAAGCGCCATACGTACGCCCCGCGACCTCATCGGCAAGAAGGTCGGCATGAACACCCTCGGCGCCCACCACGAGGCGATGCTCGACATCTACCTCAAGAAGAACGGGCTGAGCCGGGCCGAGGCCGAGCAGGTCGAGCGGATCGTCATCCCGCCCGTCAACACCGAACAGTCCCTGCGCCAGCGCCAGATCGACGTGGCCGTCCTCGGCGGCATTCTCCGCGACAAGGCGCTGGAGGCCGGGGGCGTACGCAAGCTCTTCAGCGACTACGACCTGCGCGGGGCCTTCAGCGCCGGTACGTACGTCCTGACCGAGCGATTCATCAAGCAGAACCCGGAGACCGCACGGATCTTCGTCACCGGAGTGGGCAAGGCCCTGGACTGGGCCCGTACCACGCAGCGCGACGAGGTAGTCGCACACATGACCGAGGTAGTCGCCAAGCGCAAGCGCAACGAGAGCGCCGCCGCGCTCAAGTACTGGCGCTCCTACGGCGTCTCGGCGCCGGGCGGCCGGATCGAGGAGAAGGAACTGTCGGTCTGGGCCGACTGGCTCACCGAACGCGGCGACCTCAAGTCCGGCCGGGTCGGCGTCCCCGACCTCTACACCAACGAGTTCAACAACAGTGTCAAGAAGGCGGGTTGATCCCATGACCGCCAAAATCAGCTTCCGGGGTGTCGGCAAGACCTTCCCCGTACGCGGAAAACAGCAGCAGGTCACCGCGCTCGACGGGATCGATCTCGATATCGCCGCCGGTGAGTTCGTGGTCGTCGTCGGCCCGAGCGGCTGCGGAAAATCCACCCTGCTCGATCTCCTCGGCGGGCTCTCCGAACCCACCAGCGGTGAGATCCTGCTGGACGGCGCGCCCGTCACTGGACCGGGCCTGGACAGGGGCATCGTCTTCCAGCAGTACGCCCTGCTCCCCTGGCGCACCGCGCAGGGCAATGTGGAGTTCGGCCTGGAAGCCACCCGGGTGCCCCGCCGCGAGCGGGCCGAGCGGGCCAGGGAGTATCTGGCGCTCGTCGGGCTCTCCGGCTTCGAGGACCGGCATCCGCACGAGCTCTCCGGTGGCATGCGCCAGCGTGTGGCCATCGCCCGGAGCCTCGCTTATGACCCCGATGTGCTGCTCATGGACGAGCCGTTCGCCGCACTCGACGCGCAGACCCGCGAGTCGCTCCAGGACGAGCTGCTGCGGATCTGGCAGCGCACCGGCAAGACGATCGTCTTCATCACGCACGGCATCGACGAGGCGGTCCATCTCGGACAGCGGGTCGCCGTCCTCACCTCCCGTCCCGGCCGGATCAAGGAGGTGGTGCCGATCGGCCTCGGCGACCGCGGCGCCGACACCGACCCGCGCTCCAGCCCCGAGTTCGCACACCACCGCCATCAGATCTGGAACCTGCTGCGCGACGAGGTCAGCCGGGCGCAGCAAGAGGAGAGGGAGGCCGCAACGCTATGAGCATCGTCACCGAGAAGGCGCCCGCGACAGCCGTCGATGTGAACCGCGCGGCGCAGGACACCGACCCCGCACCGCCCCCACCGCTCCGGACCCGCGCACTGCCCGCCCCGGTCCGCCGCGCCGGCCGCATCCTGCTGACCCTGCTCACCCGGACCGCCGCTATCGCCGCGCTGCTCGCGGTGTGGGAGAGCGCCCCCCGGCTCGGCCTGGTCGACCGGACGTTCCTGCCGCCGTTCTCGGAGGTCGCCGTCGCCTGGTGGCAACTGCTCCTGGACGGCCAGCTCGCCGAACACACTCAGGCCAGCCTTCAGCGCTCGTTCACCGGCTTCGCTCTCGCGGTCGTCATCGCCGTACCGCTCGGCCTGCTGATCGGCTGGTACCGGCCGCTCGCGCAACTCCTCGGGCCACTGCTGGAGGTCTTCCGCAACACCGCCGCGCTCGCCCTGCTGCCGGTTTTCGTCCTGCTGCTGGGCATCGGCGAGACCTCTAAGGTCTCCATCGTCCTGTACGCCTGCACCTGGCCGATTCTGCTGAACACCATCAGCGCCGTGAGCAGCGTCGATCCAACGCTGCTCAGGCTGGCCAGGTCGATGGACCTGCCCGCTCCGAGGATCTTCCAGAAGGTGATCCTGCCTGCCTCCGTGCCGACCGTCTTCACCGGCATCCGGATGGCAGGGGCGGTGGCCATCCTGGTCCTCGTCGCCGCCGAGATGGTGGGCGCCAAGGCCGGGCTCGGCTATCTCGTCAACGCCTCACAGTTCAACTTCGCGATCCCCGACATGTACGCCGGGATCATCACCATCTCCGCCATCGGCGTGGCTTTCAACCAGCTGCTCGTGGCTCTTGAGCGCCGCTTCACGTCCTGGCGCACCCCGACCGGAAACTGAGGATCCGCCCATGTCCGCCGACGCCCCCCGCCAGTTCCATCTCAACGCGTTCCTCATGAACGCCGGCCATCACGACGCCGCGTGGCGCCATCCGCGCACCCGGCCCGACCGGATCACCGAGCTCTCGTACTTCCAGGAGCTGGCCCGTACCGCAGAGCGCGGCAGACTCGACTCGCTGTTTCTCGCGGACGGCGTCGCCCTGTGGGGAAATGCCCGCTTCAACGCGGTCGGCGGTTTCGAGCCGCTCACTCTGCTGTCCGCACTGGCCGTTGCCACCGAGCACATCGGTCTTATCGCCACCGTCTCCACCACATTCAACGAACCCTTCCATGTGGCACGGAAGTTCGCCTCGCTCGACCACCTCAGCGGCGGGCGCGCCGGCTGGAACATCGTCACCTCCGGGAATGAGGCCGAGGCCAGGAACTTCGGCCGCGAGGAGCATCTGGAGCACGCTCTGCGCTACGAGCGGGCCGCCGAGTTCCTGGAGGTGACCAAGGAGCTGTGGGACAGCTGGCGTGACGACGCGACGGTCATCGACCGCGAACGCGGGGTCTACACGGAGGACGGCGCCGTGCGGCCGATCGGACACCGCGGCAAGCATTTCCGGGTCGACGGGCCGCTCAACGTACAGCGCTCGCCGCAGGGCCATCCGCTGCTGGTGCAGGCCGGTTCCTCCGAGGACGGCAAGGAGTTCGCCGCCCGGTACGCGGAGGCGGTGTTCACCGCCCAGCAGACCCTCGCCGACGGCCAGACCTTCTACAAGGACCTCAAGTCACGGCTTGCGAAGTACGGCCGCAGGGCCGACCAGGTGAAGATCCTCCCGGGGATCTGCCCCATCATCGGCGCGACCGAGGCCGAGGCCCTGGCGCTGCAGGACGAGCTGACGGACCTGCAGGTCCCCGCGTACGGGCTGCAGCAGCTGTCCGGGATGCTCGGCACTGATCTGAGCGGCCTGCCGCTCGACGGTCCGCTGCCCGACCTCCCCGAGGAGCAGGACATCAACGGCAACAAGTCCCGCTTCACGCTGGTGGCGGAACTCGCCCGGCGCGAGCAGCTCACCATCCGGGAGCTGATCGCCCGCCTCGGCGGCGGCCGCGGCCACCGGGTCTTCGCCGGCACCCCCGAGCAGATCGCGGACCAGCTGGAGCAGTGGTTCACCGAGGGCGCGGCGGACGGGTTCAACATCATGCCGCCGTATCTGCCGGGCGGGCTGGAGGACTTCGTCGACCAGGTGGTGCCACTGCTGCAGGCGCGCGGCCTGTTCCGTACGGAGTACAGCGGTCGCACCCTTCGCGACCGCTACGGGCTGGAGCGACCCGCAGGCCGGCCCGCGCTTGCCCACTGACGTCCACCGACCCCGTTCACTCATCCGCCCAGAGAAAGGCAGCACCCGCATGACCAGCACCGGTTTCGACATCCGCCGGATCGGCGGCCGCATCGGCGCCGAGATCCTCGGCGCCGACATCTCCACCGACCTCGACCCCGCCATCGTCACCGAGATCAACGCGGCGCTGGTGGAGCACAAGGCGCTCTTCTTCCGCGGCCAACAGCTCGACGACGCGGCACAGATACGCTTCGCCTCGCTCTTCGGCGATCTCACGACCGCGCACCCCACGGTGCCTTCCGTGGAGGGCCAGCCGCACATCCTCCCGGTGGACGGGGACGAGGGCATCCGCGCGAACCAGTGGCACACGGACGTCACGTTCCTGCGCACGCCGCCGAAGGCGTCCACGCTGCGCAGCCTGGTGGTCCCGCCCTACGGCGGCAACACCCTGATCGCCAACTCCGCAGCAGCCTACCGGGATCTGCCGGAGGCGCTGCGCGAACTGGCCGACCGGCTGTGGGCCGTCCACACCAATGCGTACGACTACGCCGAGCCGAGGTCGCAGAAGGCGGCCGAGCACCGCAGGCAGTTCGTCTCCACGAAGTACCGCACCGAACACCCGGTGGTCCGCGTCCACCCGGAGTCGGGCGAGCGCGGTCTGTTCATCGGGGGCTTCGCGCAGAGTCTGGTGGGCCTTTCGCCGTCCGAGTCCCGCGACATCCTGCGGATCCTGCAGTCGTACGTGACCCGCCCGGAGAATGTCGTCCGCTGGAGCTGGGCCCCCGGTGACCTGGTCCTCTTCGACAACCGCAGCACCCAGCACTACGCGCCCGACGACTACGGCGATCTGCCGCGTCTGCTGCACCGGGTGACGGTTGCCGGCGATGTCCCGGTCGGTGTCGACGGCCGTCTCAGCCGGGTCGTCGAGGGGGACGAGGCGGCTCACTACACGCCTGCTGCCGCGGCCTGACAACGACGCAGAGAGGGCGGGCCGTCAACCGACGGCCCGCCCTCCCCGTGTGCACCCGCACCGGTGACGCGCCGCGGTTCATGCCGCGGCAGCCCGCCAAAGTCAGTGCTGGGCGCTGCGCCGCTTGCGCGCGGCCCACATGATGCCGCCACCCGCGACTATGACGACGGCGGCAGCGCCGGCGATCAGCGGGGTGGAGCTGGAGGAGCCCGTCTCGGCCAGGTCACCGGGGGAGCTGGGCTCGGCCGAAGCCGGCGGCACCTCGGCGGAGCTGGTGGCCGTGCTCGGCGTGTCGCTCGGCGTCTCACTCGGCGAGGGAGTGGAACTCGGGGTCTCCGACGGGGTCGGGCTGGGGGTGTTGTTCTCGCACACCGGCGCCGTCTCGGTCAGGTCGCGCGAGAACTTGTCGTTGTCGCCCGCCTTCACGACGAGGCGAAGGGAGAGCTCCTTGTCGTGCTTGGGGAGCTCGAGCTTCTTGTCGAAGCTTCCCCTGAACGTCTCGGTGGGCAGCAGGTCCTTGCCGTCCACCGTGACGGTCACGGTGTTGTCGTCCTTGGAGCTGTAGGCGGTGAGGTGGACGGTGACGTCGGTGCAGGTCACCTTCCACTCCGGGGTGTGCGCCTGGGCGGTTCCGGCCGCCAGGCCGACGCCGAACACTCCGGCCGCCGCGACCGCTGCGAAGGCGCCTGCGCGCCGCCACGATCTGTTGTTTGTTGTCACTCGTTCCTCCACGATTGCCGCGCCACCCATCTGGCGGTGCGCGCACAGTACCGCCACGCCCCCTCGGGTGTGCACCCGCCCCACCCATCACGTTTTTGACTCGCGTCACCACGACGGGCGTTCGGGAAAGGCGGTCGCGGGTACCCGCCCCGAGAAAGGGCACAGAAGGGACGAAGCTCAGCATGTCAAGTACAAGCACAGCCACATGTCATACCCCCGAGGACCCCGCGCATTCGGTGACCGAAATGAATCGCAAGGAATCCGACGGAAAGACCCGCGTCACTGTGCTGGTCGCGCTCGCCGCGAATCTGGTGATCACGGTGGCGAAGGCCGTCGGCGGAGTCGCCGCGGGGTCTCCCGCGCTGCTGTCCGAGGCCGCTCACTCGGCCGCCGACAGCATGAACGAGGTGTTTCTTCTTCTCGCGGTCCGCCGCAGTCGTCGCCCGCCGGATCTCCGCCATCCGTTCGGATACGGCAAGGAACGCTATTTCTGGGCGCTGCTCGCCGCCGTCGGGATATTCGTCATGGGTGGCTGCTTCTCCTTCTACCAGGGCTTCCATGCGCTGGGCGCCGACAAGCAGGAGTCCCACGCCGGCTATGTCGCCGGGCTGGCCGTCCTGACCGTGGCCCTGCTCGCCGAGGGCGCCTCGCTGCTCCGTGCCGTGCACCAGCTGCGCAAACAGAAGGACGGAGCCCGCGACCCCGCCCTGCGGACTGTTCTCGCGGAGGACAGCACCGCAGTGCTGGGCGTCCTGCTCGCCATGGCCGGCATGGTGCTCCACCTCATCACCGGGAAGGTCATCTGGGAGGCCTCGGCATCGATCGCGATCGGCCTGCTGCTCGTGTACGTCGCGTACCGGCTCGGCAGGGAGGCCCGCGACCAGCTGATCGGCGAGGCGGTCGAACCGGAGCTGCGCAACCGTATCCGTGAACTCCTTGACGACCAGCCCGAGATCGACAATGTCGCCGCGCTGCTGACCATGCAACTCGGCCTGGACTCGACGCTGGTGGCCGCCAGGGTCGATCTGACCCCCGGTTTCGACAGCGAGGAGGTCGAGCTGGTCTGCGTACGCATCAAACGGCTGATCTCAACGGCCTGGCCGCAGGCGGATCATGTCTTTCTCGACATCACGGAGGCTCCGGCGGACTGATGCGTCGCCGTCACTCCCTGGCCGGGTTCGTGGCGCGGGTCCAGAGCGGCAGCAGGATCCAGCAGACGACGAACCAGACGACCATGCCGACCACCAGCCACAGGGCGAGTGTGTCGTCCACGACCAGCCGCAGAATCAGCAGCAGCGACGACGCCATCGTGCACAGCAGCAGAAACAGTCCCACAACCGTCAGACGGGAGGCCCACTGGACTGTCTCCGGTTTGAGCCGCCGGCCGGCGAGTAGCCGGTGGATGGACACGGGCCCGATGAGCGCTCCGGTCGTCGCCGCCCCCAGCAGGATGGTCATCGTATAGATATTGTGGTCGGTGTCGGACAGGCCGGCGAAACGGGCCTGAAACGCCACTGTGAGCAGGAATCCGAACAGGACTTGCACACCTGTCTGGGCGACCCGCAATTCCTGCAGCAGTTCACCCCACAGCCGGTCAGCCCGTTCCTCCGGCGTCTCGTGCCGACCGCGCTGGAGACCGTTTCCGCCTTGTTGCATCACCGGGCGCCTCCATCGTGTCCGTGCGGCACGTTCCCCTTATATCGCACTCCTTATGCGGCGTCCTGCATGATCTCGCGGCGAAGTCGCTCGCAGGAGTTGCTGATCAGCCGTGACACATGCATCTGGGAGATGCCGAGGTCCTCGGCAATACTGCGCTGTGTCATATCGCGAAAGAACCGCATGTAGAGGATTCTCCGTTCCCGCTCCGGTAATCGCCGCAGCCTGGGCTTGACGGCTTCCGCAGGCGGGCGTACGGCCTCGCGTTCGGCTCCCTCAGGCAGATGCGCCAGTCGGTCGAATTCGGCTGCGGTGTCGGGGGCATCGTCGTGCGGATGCTTCCTGCTCGTGTGTGTACGCATGATGCGCTGCCACTCCCTCAACAGTGCGGAACGGTTGCCACCGCCGGAATGACGAATGCACGCGCAGCCAGTCCAGGGGGCGCGCCGTGCAACTCCCACGGACGTGCCTCCGGTCCGAAGCACGAATTGCGTCTGCCCCGAGTCATGGCGACCAAACACGAGCTGGGGCCAGCGCCAATTGCCTCTCGGATTTGTGATCGCAGTAAGACACCCACGGGCACAAGGTTCCATTGGGACAGCCGGCGGAAAAGAATCACATGTTGAACGGCGGCCCTGAGGGCCGCCGTTCATCATTTTCCCCGGCGTCCCCACCGTCCCTTTCCGGCCAGGACTCGGTACGTGCCTGGTCGAGCGCATTGGTCACCTGTCACTGCCTGGGAGGAGCTCCCGGGAGTCGGGGGAGTTCCGGCGAGGCGCTGTCCAGAGGAACCGCCTCGGAGTGGACGAGGCCCAGCTGGACGCACTGGCGCGGCAAAACCGCGTCCAGCAGCCAGTCGGCGCCGACGCGCACCCGGTTCCCCGGCATGGCGGCCAGGTGGTAGCCGCGGGTGACGGCGCCCGCGAGCGGTCCCGACAGCGGGACGCCCAGCGGATTCGCCGCGGCCTGGACCCCGCCGAGGTCCACGGCGAAGCCCAGATCGTGGTGTTCGTAGCTGCGCTGTTCGCCGTGGCCGAGAGTGGCGGCGAGATTGAGTCCGGCCAGCTTGCCCTGCCGGGAGGCGTGCTGGGCCGTCATCGGCGTGTACTCCCCCGGCCGGGTCGGATCGGGTACAGCCGCCGCGTCGCCGCAGGCGAAGATCTCGGGGTGGCCGGGCACGTTCAGCCGGGAGTCAACGACCAGACGGCCGCGCTCGACCGGCAGTCCGACCTCGGACACCAGCGGGTCGGGACGTACGCCGACGCACCAGACCAGCGTCCTCGTGTCGACGAACTCCCCGTCGTCCAGCTGGACTCCGGCATGGGTGGCCTCCTTGACGGAGGTCCCGGTGCGCACGTCCACGCCGCGACGGCGCAGTACCCGGTCGGCCGTCGAGGACAGCCTGGGGTCCAGCCCGGGCAGCACCCGGTCGGCGACGTCCAGCAGCAGCCAGCGGGCCCGGCCGTGCCGTTCCCCGGTGTGCCGCTTACGTGTCAGTTCGTCCGTGAACAGCTTTCCCTGGGCGGCGACTTCGGTGCCGGTGTAGCCGGCGCCGACGACCACGAAAGTGCGACGGGAGGCGCTCTCCTCGGCGGTCGCGGCGTCGGCGGCCATCTCGATCTGGCGGGTGATGTGGTCGCGCAGATACAGCGCCTCCGGCAGACCACGGAAGCCATGCGCGTGGTCGGCGATCCCGGGCACGGGAAGCAGCTTGTTGACACTTCCGACGGCAAGCACCAAGCGGTCGTACGCGAGCGCGCCGGAACGGCCTTCGGGATCGGTGTAGTGAACCTTCCGTTCCGCCAGGTCGACCCCGGTGGCCTCGCCGAGCACCAGACGTACCCGTGGCAGGGCGTTGGGGATCGAGACGGTCACCCTGCGCGGTTCCAGGATCCCCGTGGCGACCTGTGGCAGCAGCGGCAGATAGAGGAAGTAGTCGGTGGGGTTGAGCACGATGATCTCGGCCCGGTCCCGGACGGTCCGGGACAGAGCGCGAGCGGCCTGGAAGCCGGCGAACCCGGCTCCGACGACAACAACACGGCTACGACTCACAATCGACTCCAGTGCGGGAGCAGGTGTGGTGCGGAAGGTGTGTTGCGGGAAGGGGTGGTGCGGCGAACGGCCCGGCGCGGATGCCTCTTGGGCCACCGCGCCAAACCGGAACCGTCACTCGTAGCGGCGGCCTCGCTCCTCATCGATCACCGGCGTCGCCGGCGGCACGACGACACGACGACGTTTGGCGATGCTGGTGAAGGTGGCGACGCCGATGATGCCGACGGCCATCAGAATCAGGCCGACCACGTCGAGGTTGGCGCCCTGCACCTTCCAGTCTGTGGCGAACGTGAGAATCGCTCCTGCGGCGATCAGGATGATGCACCCACCGAGACCCATATGACTCACCTTTCGGTACGAACGGCTGGTCGCGACCGAGTACCCGCGCCGGGACCAGCCATGCGTGAACGAGTCTCATACGTGTACGAGCCCCATGCATCTGGGCATCGGCCCTTCGGACATGCGCTTCAGACGCGCGCCGCCACAGCGGGCTCGCCACCTGCCACGACAACGTCCCCAGGAACCGGCGAGCTCGAGGACAGCGGCTTGAACTCGCGCAACAACGGCATCGGTGCCGGCCGCTTCGCAGCCACGCGCTGCGCAGCCTTCGCGCGCCTGCTGAACCAGATGACTTTGCCCGTGGCCGTGCCGCACGTCCCCCAGCTGTCGCTGAGGACAGCGACCGTGGCCAGTCCGCCCTTCGACGGGGAGGACGTGTGGATCCGGGGCATCCGGTGGTCCTTGTCGGCCACGGACGCGATCACGTGCCTCCCGGTCCAACGCAGCTCCACCACACACGTCTTGTCGCCCGGCACATGCTGTACGACGTTGCCGACGAGCTCGTCGACGGCACGACAGACCGGCACGATGTGGGGCTCGAGGCTCCAGTACCGAAGGTGCGCTGCGAGAATGCGCCGGATCTGCGGGATCCGCTCGGTTGATGCCGACACTTCGATGCTGTAGCGGCAGGTGTCCGGAACGTTCATGACCGTGGCTCCTCACCGCGACGGCTTCACCCATTCGCATGCGGAACCCCGAGTACGAAGAGTGAGCCTTTGTCGCTTCTGGGTCACTATCAGATTGCACCCGGAATACGTCAAACCGCAACGCGCCGGGACAAACCGCCACCACGGCATGGGGCGGCGCCGGCAGCTGATGGGCCCAACTGGACCGGCGCCTCCGTTCCCTCGTACGCAGAGAACGTCCTGGTCCAGTACCGCGATCACGGCGCCCGAAACGCCGCTCGGAGGGATTTCCTTCGGCCAGGCAGCCCGCGATCACGTGTCCTGCCCGGTTCTCAGGGCAGCAGCGTGGCGGAGGCGCAGGGCGTGCCAACCGGCCCCGGGAGCCGAAAGGGAGCATGAGCATGACGCGGATGGACGACACCGGATCCGCCCCCCGGAGCACTTCTGCCGCGGCGTGGGCGGCCTCGGACGAGACGCAGTACCGCGTAGTCGGCGCGAACCTCGAAGTGCAGGCGCTGCGGGAGGAATTGGCGGGTCTGCGCCACGCGCTCAG
This portion of the Streptomyces sp. NBC_01750 genome encodes:
- a CDS encoding ABC transporter ATP-binding protein; translation: MTAKISFRGVGKTFPVRGKQQQVTALDGIDLDIAAGEFVVVVGPSGCGKSTLLDLLGGLSEPTSGEILLDGAPVTGPGLDRGIVFQQYALLPWRTAQGNVEFGLEATRVPRRERAERAREYLALVGLSGFEDRHPHELSGGMRQRVAIARSLAYDPDVLLMDEPFAALDAQTRESLQDELLRIWQRTGKTIVFITHGIDEAVHLGQRVAVLTSRPGRIKEVVPIGLGDRGADTDPRSSPEFAHHRHQIWNLLRDEVSRAQQEEREAATL
- a CDS encoding cation diffusion facilitator family transporter, coding for MNRKESDGKTRVTVLVALAANLVITVAKAVGGVAAGSPALLSEAAHSAADSMNEVFLLLAVRRSRRPPDLRHPFGYGKERYFWALLAAVGIFVMGGCFSFYQGFHALGADKQESHAGYVAGLAVLTVALLAEGASLLRAVHQLRKQKDGARDPALRTVLAEDSTAVLGVLLAMAGMVLHLITGKVIWEASASIAIGLLLVYVAYRLGREARDQLIGEAVEPELRNRIRELLDDQPEIDNVAALLTMQLGLDSTLVAARVDLTPGFDSEEVELVCVRIKRLISTAWPQADHVFLDITEAPAD
- a CDS encoding ABC transporter substrate-binding protein, translated to MHTTTRRNFLVLTGISALAAAGCGTAVGSGTRNTGTLRYQGSVGQVSPAELAASLGYLEDLKLKWVGNTISGPQDIQSAASGQTDFGGAFNGAVVKLAARKAPIKAVVSYYGSDKQAYSGFYVTEKSAIRTPRDLIGKKVGMNTLGAHHEAMLDIYLKKNGLSRAEAEQVERIVIPPVNTEQSLRQRQIDVAVLGGILRDKALEAGGVRKLFSDYDLRGAFSAGTYVLTERFIKQNPETARIFVTGVGKALDWARTTQRDEVVAHMTEVVAKRKRNESAAALKYWRSYGVSAPGGRIEEKELSVWADWLTERGDLKSGRVGVPDLYTNEFNNSVKKAG
- the ssuE gene encoding NADPH-dependent FMN reductase; its protein translation is MTSILAVSGSPSVNSRTELLVEHAVERLSVTGFDAGHLKVRELPAAELLAGRSDSAALRAAAEQVAAADGLIVATPVYKASYTGLLKAFLDLLPQSGLAGKTVLPLATGGSLAHVLTIDYALRPVLSALGARHVVGGSFLLDSHVERLPEGGAHLRPEAELRLFDVVDEFIQSLPSRTLSPAQSPAPGAATSAARSH
- a CDS encoding DUF6328 family protein, which codes for MQQGGNGLQRGRHETPEERADRLWGELLQELRVAQTGVQVLFGFLLTVAFQARFAGLSDTDHNIYTMTILLGAATTGALIGPVSIHRLLAGRRLKPETVQWASRLTVVGLFLLLCTMASSLLLILRLVVDDTLALWLVVGMVVWFVVCWILLPLWTRATNPARE
- a CDS encoding putative leader peptide codes for the protein MSQADILVSRLHVDLRRHASALCAAGR
- a CDS encoding NAD(P)/FAD-dependent oxidoreductase, which produces MSRSRVVVVGAGFAGFQAARALSRTVRDRAEIIVLNPTDYFLYLPLLPQVATGILEPRRVTVSIPNALPRVRLVLGEATGVDLAERKVHYTDPEGRSGALAYDRLVLAVGSVNKLLPVPGIADHAHGFRGLPEALYLRDHITRQIEMAADAATAEESASRRTFVVVGAGYTGTEVAAQGKLFTDELTRKRHTGERHGRARWLLLDVADRVLPGLDPRLSSTADRVLRRRGVDVRTGTSVKEATHAGVQLDDGEFVDTRTLVWCVGVRPDPLVSEVGLPVERGRLVVDSRLNVPGHPEIFACGDAAAVPDPTRPGEYTPMTAQHASRQGKLAGLNLAATLGHGEQRSYEHHDLGFAVDLGGVQAAANPLGVPLSGPLAGAVTRGYHLAAMPGNRVRVGADWLLDAVLPRQCVQLGLVHSEAVPLDSASPELPRLPGAPPRQ
- a CDS encoding TauD/TfdA dioxygenase family protein, producing the protein MTSTGFDIRRIGGRIGAEILGADISTDLDPAIVTEINAALVEHKALFFRGQQLDDAAQIRFASLFGDLTTAHPTVPSVEGQPHILPVDGDEGIRANQWHTDVTFLRTPPKASTLRSLVVPPYGGNTLIANSAAAYRDLPEALRELADRLWAVHTNAYDYAEPRSQKAAEHRRQFVSTKYRTEHPVVRVHPESGERGLFIGGFAQSLVGLSPSESRDILRILQSYVTRPENVVRWSWAPGDLVLFDNRSTQHYAPDDYGDLPRLLHRVTVAGDVPVGVDGRLSRVVEGDEAAHYTPAAAA
- a CDS encoding LAETG motif-containing sortase-dependent surface protein; the encoded protein is MTTNNRSWRRAGAFAAVAAAGVFGVGLAAGTAQAHTPEWKVTCTDVTVHLTAYSSKDDNTVTVTVDGKDLLPTETFRGSFDKKLELPKHDKELSLRLVVKAGDNDKFSRDLTETAPVCENNTPSPTPSETPSSTPSPSETPSDTPSTATSSAEVPPASAEPSSPGDLAETGSSSSTPLIAGAAAVVIVAGGGIMWAARKRRSAQH
- a CDS encoding ABC transporter permease, yielding MSIVTEKAPATAVDVNRAAQDTDPAPPPPLRTRALPAPVRRAGRILLTLLTRTAAIAALLAVWESAPRLGLVDRTFLPPFSEVAVAWWQLLLDGQLAEHTQASLQRSFTGFALAVVIAVPLGLLIGWYRPLAQLLGPLLEVFRNTAALALLPVFVLLLGIGETSKVSIVLYACTWPILLNTISAVSSVDPTLLRLARSMDLPAPRIFQKVILPASVPTVFTGIRMAGAVAILVLVAAEMVGAKAGLGYLVNASQFNFAIPDMYAGIITISAIGVAFNQLLVALERRFTSWRTPTGN
- a CDS encoding LLM class flavin-dependent oxidoreductase, which produces MSADAPRQFHLNAFLMNAGHHDAAWRHPRTRPDRITELSYFQELARTAERGRLDSLFLADGVALWGNARFNAVGGFEPLTLLSALAVATEHIGLIATVSTTFNEPFHVARKFASLDHLSGGRAGWNIVTSGNEAEARNFGREEHLEHALRYERAAEFLEVTKELWDSWRDDATVIDRERGVYTEDGAVRPIGHRGKHFRVDGPLNVQRSPQGHPLLVQAGSSEDGKEFAARYAEAVFTAQQTLADGQTFYKDLKSRLAKYGRRADQVKILPGICPIIGATEAEALALQDELTDLQVPAYGLQQLSGMLGTDLSGLPLDGPLPDLPEEQDINGNKSRFTLVAELARREQLTIRELIARLGGGRGHRVFAGTPEQIADQLEQWFTEGAADGFNIMPPYLPGGLEDFVDQVVPLLQARGLFRTEYSGRTLRDRYGLERPAGRPALAH